One part of the Rhodococcus oxybenzonivorans genome encodes these proteins:
- a CDS encoding inorganic pyrophosphatase: MSQTVLMQMSFFDALDRLVSSAEMRIDRPKGTAHPRYPSVIYPLDYGYLIDTTAVDGEGVDLFRGTNSTTGITAVALTVDTMKRDVEVKILVNCTPTEIDRVAEFLTGSLRLGATIVHR, translated from the coding sequence ATGTCACAGACTGTGTTGATGCAGATGTCCTTCTTCGATGCCCTCGATAGGCTCGTCTCCTCGGCCGAGATGCGGATAGATCGACCGAAAGGAACTGCCCACCCGAGGTATCCCTCCGTGATTTACCCGCTGGACTATGGCTATCTGATTGACACCACAGCAGTCGACGGCGAAGGCGTCGACCTGTTCCGTGGTACCAACTCGACCACCGGCATCACCGCGGTCGCGCTCACAGTTGACACGATGAAACGCGACGTTGAGGTCAAAATACTGGTGAACTGCACGCCCACCGAGATCGACCGAGTCGCCGAGTTCCTCACCGGCAGTCTTCGTCTCGGTGCCACGATCGTCCACCGGTAG
- a CDS encoding class I SAM-dependent methyltransferase, translated as MDSWAAYDAMGQDFADHAAGGAANAHYDRPAMLAALGNVADQDVLDAACGPGLYLQELIEGGARVRGFDGSEEMIRLARQRVGEGVEIRQASLDQPLPYDDGSFDSVLCALAIHYAADRRATFREFFRVLRPGGRCVISTQHATTDWLRKGGSYFDVVLEADIWRVGGREQEVQYWREPLSELCAAATDAGFVIRQVIEPRPAESMRQAWPEDYVQLMQRPGFLMLDLLRLSEVG; from the coding sequence ATGGATTCTTGGGCGGCGTACGACGCGATGGGGCAGGACTTCGCAGATCATGCAGCTGGTGGGGCGGCCAACGCGCACTATGACCGGCCCGCGATGCTCGCCGCTCTAGGGAACGTCGCAGACCAAGACGTTCTGGATGCGGCGTGCGGCCCAGGTCTCTACCTCCAGGAGTTGATCGAGGGTGGAGCTCGGGTGCGGGGATTCGATGGCAGCGAGGAAATGATCCGGCTCGCCCGGCAACGCGTGGGCGAGGGTGTGGAGATCCGGCAGGCCAGCCTCGACCAGCCGTTGCCGTATGACGACGGATCATTCGACAGCGTCCTGTGTGCCCTGGCGATTCACTACGCCGCTGATCGTCGCGCAACATTCCGCGAGTTCTTTCGAGTGCTGCGGCCGGGTGGTCGGTGTGTGATCTCGACGCAGCACGCCACGACGGATTGGCTGCGTAAGGGCGGTTCGTATTTCGATGTGGTGCTAGAAGCAGACATCTGGCGCGTCGGTGGGCGCGAGCAGGAAGTTCAGTATTGGCGCGAACCGCTCAGCGAACTATGCGCGGCAGCCACTGATGCCGGCTTCGTGATCCGCCAGGTCATCGAGCCTCGCCCCGCGGAGAGTATGCGTCAGGCGTGGCCGGAGGATTACGTCCAGCTGATGCAGCGTCCCGGATTCTTAATGCTCGATCTTCTCCGGTTGTCTGAGGTGGGCTGA
- a CDS encoding barstar family protein: protein MSKTDAVYVIDGRLVHSLTDFYTIVGEAVSGPGGYFGRSLDAFSDCLIGGYGTPADGRFRFVWQYSGESRSALGYAETVRQLEDQLEHCHPDHKSKMHEQLERAIAAEGPTVFDWLVDIFQVREVELELQ from the coding sequence ATGTCGAAGACAGATGCCGTGTACGTCATAGATGGCCGCCTCGTTCATTCACTTACGGACTTCTACACGATCGTGGGTGAAGCAGTATCGGGGCCCGGGGGATACTTTGGTCGCAGTCTAGATGCGTTCTCCGACTGCTTAATCGGTGGATACGGCACACCCGCGGATGGAAGATTCCGCTTCGTCTGGCAATACAGCGGTGAGTCACGCTCCGCACTCGGGTACGCAGAAACTGTGCGCCAGCTGGAGGACCAGCTCGAACACTGCCATCCCGATCACAAGTCGAAGATGCACGAACAACTGGAACGTGCGATTGCCGCGGAGGGTCCGACGGTCTTCGACTGGCTCGTTGACATATTCCAAGTCCGCGAGGTCGAACTCGAACTTCAGTAG
- a CDS encoding AMIN-like domain-containing (lipo)protein → MLAARRNNVSVAALALCLPVLTLSTACGGGPAENPPSTAAVETTRDGQCQQFESFSGQLLVGNPPPVRTGLVPVQPGELLPGPARPRLDSVDLEPTLDGETVTFSLGGDGSMGWSVRFVQTPFLRGTDGAVPILGSCILQIDLTSVDSNKAGDGPGLPMRLTPDGDAAAVVEVLTYSSSGTVTQSFVGTRSSTPEVTVDTSTDNRAITVAVAH, encoded by the coding sequence ATGCTTGCAGCCAGGCGAAACAACGTAAGCGTGGCAGCCCTCGCCCTTTGTCTTCCGGTTCTGACCCTATCGACCGCATGTGGCGGAGGGCCGGCCGAGAACCCCCCGAGCACCGCCGCCGTTGAGACGACACGGGATGGGCAGTGTCAGCAGTTCGAGTCGTTCTCCGGGCAACTCCTCGTCGGCAATCCTCCGCCGGTTCGTACCGGGTTGGTGCCGGTGCAACCTGGCGAACTTTTGCCCGGTCCGGCTCGACCCAGGCTGGATTCGGTCGATCTCGAACCGACCTTGGACGGTGAGACCGTTACCTTCAGCCTCGGGGGCGACGGGTCGATGGGCTGGTCAGTCCGCTTCGTCCAGACGCCGTTTCTTCGAGGAACGGATGGCGCCGTGCCGATTTTGGGTTCGTGCATTCTGCAGATCGATCTGACCTCCGTGGACTCCAATAAAGCCGGAGACGGCCCCGGACTGCCGATGCGCCTCACCCCCGACGGCGACGCAGCGGCAGTGGTCGAGGTTCTCACTTACTCGAGCAGCGGCACTGTGACGCAATCCTTCGTCGGAACCCGAAGCAGCACACCCGAGGTCACAGTCGACACATCAACCGACAACCGCGCGATCACGGTCGCAGTTGCTCACTGA